One Scomber scombrus chromosome 1, fScoSco1.1, whole genome shotgun sequence DNA segment encodes these proteins:
- the dtwd1 gene encoding tRNA-uridine aminocarboxypropyltransferase 1, protein MSSLDQEQRLHPPCRDKTTVSSDSSDIHELAKQPLQGLKLASHAELEKAQQRGRLKCAKCGGSRMFFCYTCCSLVGVSIEEIPLIKLPVKIDIIKHPNETDGKSTAIHAKILAPNDVTIYTYPCIPEYEKEKVVLVFPGPQAVTVQDMIQCLLDRTDSRSHDFSDGPCLKRLKNEEAHYTTHSAEDPGSGTPDEATSPESRVYPLQRVVFIDSTWNQTNKISTDERLQDLLKVELKMRKTCFWRRQKGKPDSYLATIEAIYYFFKDFHENCLAQEYTGEYDNLLFFYTYLHSVVNKAKISAGKC, encoded by the exons ATGAGCAGTCTGGATCAAGAACAGCGTCTCCATCCTCCATGCCGTGACAAAACAACAGTCTCCAGTGATTCATCAGACATTCATGAGCTTGCCAAGCAGCCTCTCCAAGGTCTAAAATTGGCATCACATGCAGAGCTGGAGAAAGCACAGCAGAGGGGCAGGTTGAAGTGCGCTAAATGTGGGGGATCAAGGATGTTCTTCTGCTACACATGCTGCTCATTAGTGGGTGTCAGCATAGAAGAAATCCCCTTAATCAAG CTTCCTGTCAAGATAGACATCATCAAGCACCCCAATGAGACAGACGGCAAGAGCACTGCAATTCATGCCAAGATCCTCGCACCCAATGATGTCACCATATACACTTACCCCTGCATACCtgaatatgaaaaggaaaag GTAGTGTTGGTGTTCCCTGGTCCACAGGCAGTCACAGTGCAAGACATGATTCAGTGTTTGCTTGACAGGACTGACAGCAGGTCACATGACTTCTCTGATGGACCCTGCCTAAAGAGGCTGAAAAATGAGGAAGCTCATTATACCACACACAGTGCAGAGGACCCAGGGTCAGGGACCCCAGATGAGGCAACGAGCCCGGAGTCAAGGGTGTATCCCCTCCAGAGGGTGGTCTTCATCGACAGCACATGGAACCAAACCAACAAGATCAGCACAGATGAGAGACTGCAAG ATTTGCTCAAGGTAGAGCTGAAGATGAGGAAAACATGTTTCTGGCGCCGTCAGAAGGGCAAACCAGACTCTTACCTCGCTACTATTGAAGCCATTTACTATTTCTTCAAGGACTTCCACGAGAACTGCCTTGCTCAGGAGTACACAGGAGAGTACGATAACCTTCTGTTCTTCTACACCTACCTGCATTCAGTTGTCAACAAAGCCAAGATCTCAGCTGGAAAGTGTTGA